The Anopheles merus strain MAF chromosome 2L, AmerM5.1, whole genome shotgun sequence genome has a segment encoding these proteins:
- the LOC121592908 gene encoding regulator of nonsense transcripts 3A, which produces MDQPKSTGTRATGGGGGSGGGGRDKPDKQRQQQQQQQQSRKDKKDKGGKSGGSKRNKKNKKDAPAPMTRVVIRRLPPTMTEALFCEQIAVDGKLPANDEFYFVGPDWTLGQNASCRAYINFTNPADIFRFTDSYDGYTFVDSKGMEYQAVVEYAPFQGPLKARARKKDPKCGTIESDTHFIAFKEALEKEQEEALHGRGTQEFSFKIEQEEKTTTTPLLEYIAQRKQEKRDERRRKQEEKRRMRDEERHMRKTQIARAIPDAIQEEVFQEFMERTALPRLQGAGAKAGAAGKGGGDGRFKDEKDKKSKNKKERNREKKGEGSLEGEKVVIMKKQDRDKQQEQRGGKKEKQKQGKEENRFREQNQQQKGGGGGGGGERNEKSKKDKAASGGVSEQPTTSKAASSTTNAAGTILASGTTTTTTTANNNSKKEVKKYSERRKETRARAETRFAEQDSGKSEPAPPSKEAAATDQKAGGEVKKTILTANVPPFVPKEKKPTGGQGSPLADRSADLPDKMAKLSIEKQRAADSGKNSPDAGRSNSAGKLSEKQREAREARKIRNKDRPSIEIYQPRKRIVSGGAGGGKSEDDRGRSDSDRPSDNVSASASAGGAAAESGDGAVKDRRHKLTKKASDRPQRERKNGRKNSIDADGAKEQVVAGSSAVP; this is translated from the exons ATGGATCAACCCAAGTCCACCGGAACACGCGCcaccggtggcggcggcggcagcggtggcggtggtcgCGACAAACCCGACaaacaacggcaacaacagcagcagcagcagcaatcccGCAAGGACAAGAAGGATAAGGGCGGCAAATCGGGCGGCTCGAAGCGcaacaaaaagaacaagaagGATGCGCCGGCGCCCATGACCCGGGTGGTGATACGCCGCCTACCGCCCACCATGACGGAGGCACTGTTCTGCGAGCAGATCGCGGTCGATGGGAAGCTGCCGGCGAACGATGAGTTTTACTTCGTCGGGCCGGACTGGACGCTCGGGCAGAATGCGTCGTGCCGGGCGTACATCAACTTCACCAACCCGGCGGACATCTTCCGGTTCACGGACAGCTACGACGGGTACACGTTCGTGGATAGCAAGGGCATGGAGTACCAGGCGGTGGTGGAGTACGCACCGTTCCAGGGGCCGCTGAAGGCGCGCGCCCGCAAGAAGGACCCCAAGTGTGGCACGATCGAGAGCGACACGCACTTTATCGCGTTCAAGGAAGCGCTCGAGAAGGAGCAGGAGGAAGCGCTGCACGGGCGGGGCACGCAGGAGTTCAGCTTTAAGATAGAGCAAG aggagaAAACCACGACAACACCTTTGCTGGAGTACATCGCACAACGGAAGCAGGAGAAGCGTGACGAGCGGCGGCGCAAGCAGGAGGAGAAACGGCGAATGCGCGACGAGGAGCGGCACATGCGGAAGACGCAGATTGCCCGTGCCATCCCGGACGCGATACAGGAGGAGGTGTTCCAGGAGTTTATGGAGCGGACCGCACTGCCCCGGCTGCAAGGCGCGGGAGCGAAAGCGGGTGCTGCTGGCAAGGGCGGTGGCGATGGACGGTTTAAGGATGAGAAGGATAAAAAGTCGAAGAATAAGAAGGAGCGCAATCGGGAAAAGAAGGGCGAGGGATCGCTGGAAGGGGAGAAGGTAGTGATCATGAAGAAGCAGGATCGCGATAAACAGCAGGAGCAGCGTGGCGGTAAGAAGGAGAAGCAAAAGCAGGGCAAGGAAGAGAACCGCTTCCGGGAGCAGAATCAGCAGCAGAAAGGAGGAGGtggagggggaggaggagaGAGAAATGAAAAGTCAAAAAAGGATAAAGCAGCTTCCGGTGGTGTCAGTGAGCAACCGACCACGTCCAAAgccgccagcagcaccaccaacgCCGCGGGAACGATTCTCGCCAGTggcaccactaccaccactaccaccgccaataacaacagcaaaaaggaGGTAAAGAAGTACAGCGAACGGCGCAAGGAAACGCGTGCCCGTGCCGAGACGCGGTTCGCCGAGCAGGACAGCGGTAAGAGCGAGCCGGCACCACCCTCCAAAGAGGCAGCGGCCACCGACCAGAAAGCGGGAGGGGAGGTGAAGAAAACCATACTCACCGCCAACGTACCACCGTTCGTACCGAAGGAGAAGAAACCCACCGGCGGGCAGGGATCGCCCCTCGCCGATCGTAGTGCCGACCTGCCGGACAAGATGGCCAAACTGTCGATCGAAAAGCAACGGGCGGCCGACAGTGGGAAAAACTCCCCGGACGCTGGTCGGTCGAACTCGGCCGGAAAGCTGTCGGAAAAGCAGCGGGAAGCCAGAGAGGCACGCAAAATCCGCAACAAGGATCGACCGTCGATCGAAATCTATCAACCGCGCAAGCGGATAGTGTCCGGTGGGGCCGGTGGCGGCAAGAGCGAGGACGATCGGGGCCGAAGCGATTCGGACCGACCGTCGGACAATGTGTCCGCTTCGGCATCGGCCGGAGGAGCGGCCGCTGAGTCGGGTGACGGGGCGGTCAAGGATCGGCGCCATAAGCTCACGAAGAAAGCTTCCGATCGGCCGCAGCGGGAGAGGAAAAATGGACGCAAAAACTCGATCGATGCGGATGGTGCGAAGGAACAGGTGGTGGCCGGCAGCAGTGCAGTGCCGTAG